CCATCCGCTTTCAAAACCTTAAACATCAAACCTGCAAAGTCAAACTCTTCTTCTTCAGAAGGAATACGCCCAAGGTCTTTTGAAATCAAGCCACCTATCGTTTCCAACTGCTCATCTTCCAAGTCGGTTTTGAAAAACTTATTGAAGTCTTCAAGGGACGTAATCGCTTCAACCAAGAAACCGCCGGAGATGTGCTTTTGAATATTGTCTTCACTTTCGTCATGCTCATCTTCGATGTCACCAACGATTTCTTCCAACACATCTTCGATAGTTACCAAACCTGCAAGCTCACCATACTCATCAACGACCAGCGCCATGTGGTTACGGCTTTTCTTGAACTCCTTCAGCAGGATGTTCAATCGCTTGCTTTCCGACACCATAACTGGCGCACGGTACAACTCTCTCAACTGAGACAAGTCTGTCAAACTGTGCTTGGTGACAGCTTGTAATACATCTTTTGCCAGCAAGATACCAACGACTTCATCAGTATCGGCTGAAAAAACGGGATAACGGGAGTGGGCAGACTCTAGGATCTTATCCAGAATCACTTCGATCGGGTCAGCCTCATCGACATAACTCAACTGAACCTTAGGCACCATGACGTCCCGCACACGGGTTTCGAACACATTTAACACCCCCTTAATCATCATCAAGGCATCGTGCTCAATCAGATCTTGAGCTTCTGCTTCTTCCAAAAGGGTTTCTAAATCTTCCCGGCTCTCCGGTTCGCCTGAAAAAATCTTTGCAAATCTTTCAAGCCACGAAGAGCCGCTACTAGTGTCACTACTCATGCGAGCTGTTTTCTCCTTAACATGCAATTCATCTTAGCCATTAAAAATGACATTTTAATGGCAAGTGTTTAAAACCTATTCTTCAATCGGTTGATACGGCGAGTCAAAGCCTAGTCCGGTCAAAATTTCCGTTTCCAGAGCTTCCATTTCCTCTGCCTCAGCATCATTCATATGGTCATACCCTTGCAAATGCAAGCAACCATGAACAATCATATGTGCCCAATGGGCAATAATAGGCTTATGTTGTTCCGCCGCTTCACGCGCGACAACCGGTGCGCAAATAACCAAGTCACCCAAATAAGGCAATTCTTCTTCCAGCTCCAACAATCCCGGAGGGTTCTCAAATGGAAAAGACAACACATTCGTCGGGTAATCTTTACCTCGATAATCTCGATTCAACGTCTGGCTTTCATTCTCTTCGACAATGCGAATCACCATCTCCACTTCACCGGATGCCCAATCTTGCATTAATGATGCCGCAACCCAAGATTCACATTGCTCCAATGTCGGAAGCTCAATGGATTCACTAGAAACCAACTCAACTTGATAATCTATATGAATCATCCTGCCGCTCCTTCAGACTGTCTTCTATCGAACACATCGTAAGCCTGAACAATCTTTTGTACAAGCGTATGGCGAACAACGTCTTTTGATTGATAAAAGGTAAAACCGATTTCCGGCACGCCATCCAATACTTCTATAACATGACGCAACCCTGATTTTTGGCTTTTTGGCAAATCACATTGGGTAATATCTCCGGTGATCACCGCTTTCGAACCAAATCCAATTCGCGTCAAAAACATTTTCATTTGTTCGGTGGTGGTGTTCTGCGCCTCATCCAAAATAATAAAGGCTTCATTCAATGTACGACCACGCATAAAGGCCAAAGGAGCAATTTCTATAATATGGCGTTCAATCATGCGCTCAACCTGCTCAAAACCAAGCATCTCAAACAACGCATCAAATAACGGACGTAAATAAGGGTCAACCTTCTGATTCAAATCTCCCGGCAAAAACCCAAGTTTTTCACCCGCCTCAACCGCCGGGCGCGTCAGGATAATACGACGAACATCTTCTCTTTCCAGAGCTTCAACCGCCGCGGCAACCGCAAGATAAGTCTTACCGGTTCCAGCAGGACCGATACCGAAGTTCACATCATACTGTTGGATGGACTTGATATAGTTTGATTGATTCGGATTACGGGTCTTAATGGTTTTCTTGCGGGTCTTGATGAGGACTTCAGAGTCATCCACCGTTTTGACTTCATCATAACCAACGGACTGTAACGCCATATGTATTTTTTCAGGATCAAGCGGCTCCTTTAAAGCTTGCGCGTACAAGTCACGCAGAAAGCTTTCCGTTTTCACAAGCCTTTCAGGAAGACCCGTCACGCTAAATTTAAAACCTAGATGATTGATCTCAACGCCCAGACGTAATTCGACCTGAGCAATATGTTCACTTTGCCAGCCGCAAAGGTTCACCAAAGCATCATTCTGTTCGGGAGAGAGTTGGAACTGTATGGTATGAAGGGTTGTCAAAAGCCTGCTATTGCCTTAATTGAAATCGATTACAAAATCTTAATGAATTACTGATATAAATACAATGAAGAATTTATTAACCGATCATCTATGGGTGCTCGCCAAAGCTCACACGGCGTAATATTGGCGCTGCGCAAACTTCTTAGCTTCTGGGGTAGCCACCAACTTCCCTTTGAGAGAGTTGGCGTAGGCTTCAATAATTTCGACATCGACAAATTGCCCAATCAGCTCTGGTGAACCCTCAAAATTCACTACACGGTTGTTTTCCGTACGCCCGGAAACTTCCGTCGTTGAATTGCGCGACAGGCTTTCCACCAATACGCGCTGAACGCTTCCTTCCATCGACTTACTGATAGCCGCGGTTTGCTCGTTCAACAGATCTTGCAAGGCTTGAAGACGACGTTTTTTGGTATGCATTTCGACATCATCAGGCAAACTTGCTGCTGGTGTTCCAGGTCTTGGGCTATAGATGAAACTGAAAGAACGGTCGTAATTTAACTCTTTAACCAGCGCCAATGTTTCTTTAAAGTCATCACAAGTCTCCCCTGGAAAACCGATGATGAAGTCGCCAGACAAACTCAAGTTCGGGCGCAACTTTTTAATCTTGCGAATAGTTGCTTTATATTCGATCGCCATGTGATTGCGCTTCATCATTGCCAACACACGGTCTGCACCAGACTGAATCGGCAAATGTAAATGTGATACCAACTCAGGAACTTCTGCATAACAATCAATCAAACTTTGCGTCATT
This portion of the Hydrogenovibrio marinus genome encodes:
- a CDS encoding HlyC/CorC family transporter: MSSDTSSGSSWLERFAKIFSGEPESREDLETLLEEAEAQDLIEHDALMMIKGVLNVFETRVRDVMVPKVQLSYVDEADPIEVILDKILESAHSRYPVFSADTDEVVGILLAKDVLQAVTKHSLTDLSQLRELYRAPVMVSESKRLNILLKEFKKSRNHMALVVDEYGELAGLVTIEDVLEEIVGDIEDEHDESEDNIQKHISGGFLVEAITSLEDFNKFFKTDLEDEQLETIGGLISKDLGRIPSEEEEFDFAGLMFKVLKADGRRVDCFIVSPLETGQDVAQPAD
- the ybeY gene encoding rRNA maturation RNase YbeY — encoded protein: MIHIDYQVELVSSESIELPTLEQCESWVAASLMQDWASGEVEMVIRIVEENESQTLNRDYRGKDYPTNVLSFPFENPPGLLELEEELPYLGDLVICAPVVAREAAEQHKPIIAHWAHMIVHGCLHLQGYDHMNDAEAEEMEALETEILTGLGFDSPYQPIEE
- a CDS encoding PhoH family protein gives rise to the protein MTTLHTIQFQLSPEQNDALVNLCGWQSEHIAQVELRLGVEINHLGFKFSVTGLPERLVKTESFLRDLYAQALKEPLDPEKIHMALQSVGYDEVKTVDDSEVLIKTRKKTIKTRNPNQSNYIKSIQQYDVNFGIGPAGTGKTYLAVAAAVEALEREDVRRIILTRPAVEAGEKLGFLPGDLNQKVDPYLRPLFDALFEMLGFEQVERMIERHIIEIAPLAFMRGRTLNEAFIILDEAQNTTTEQMKMFLTRIGFGSKAVITGDITQCDLPKSQKSGLRHVIEVLDGVPEIGFTFYQSKDVVRHTLVQKIVQAYDVFDRRQSEGAAG